A genomic stretch from Astatotilapia calliptera chromosome 4, fAstCal1.2, whole genome shotgun sequence includes:
- the luc7l3 gene encoding luc7-like protein 3: MLSAAQLLDELMGRDRNLAPDEKRSNVRWDDESVCRYYLCGFCPAELFTNTRSDLGPCEKIHDENLRKMYEKSSRFMKEGYERDFLRYLQSLLAEVERRIRRGHARLALSQAQQNAGGPGPSGKNEEKVQVLTEKIEDLVVQIEELGSEGRVEEAQGMMKLVEQLKEERELLSSTPSTIESFAAQEKQMEVCEVCGAFLIVGDAQSRVDDHLMGKQHMGYAKIKSTVEELKEKLHRRSEDPQGENPALKREREEREREREEREKKRKEGEEKEKEREKEREKERERERERERERERERERERERDRERERDRERDRDRERDRRARRSHSGSRHSSRASDRKRSRSRERRRSRSRDKDRERKRSRSRDRERRRSRERSDRKRRSRSRDRRRSRSSERKSHRHRSRSRSKDRDRDREKERDRERSSKDKDRKGTEERSSSKKDKHSDGDAAAIKASSEAEPMQTEAAAFSPLLNGQQELLHSEGDTQSN, from the exons ATGCTTTCTGCCGCCCAGTTACTCGACGAGTTGATGGGTCGAGATAGAAACTTGGCCCCTGATGAGAAGCGGTCTAACGTACGCTGGGACGACGAGAGC gTCTGTCGGTACTATTTGTGTGGCTTCTGCCCTGCTGAGTTATTCACAAACACCCGCTCTGACTTGG GTCCGTGTGAGAAAATCCATGATGAAAATCTTCGAAAAAT GTATGAGAAAAGCTCTCGCTTCATGAAGGAAGGTTATGAGCGAGATTTCTTGCGCTATCTGCAGTCACTCCTGGCAGAAGTGGAGCGGCGGATCCGCAGAGGGCATGCCCGGCTTGCGCTTTCCCAGGCTCAACAGAATGCAGGG GGCCCTGGTCCATCAGGAAAGAATGAGGAGAAAGTCCAGGTTCTAACAGAGAAGATTGAAGACCTGGTTGTGCAG aTTGAGGAACTGGGCTCTGAGGGCCGAGTGGAGGAGGCCCAGGGAATGATGAAactggtggagcagctgaaggaGGAGAGGGAACTACTCAGCTCCACCCCCTCG ACCATCGAGAGCTTTGCTGCCCAGGAGAAACAGATGGAAGTGTGTGAGGTGTGTGGGGCCTTCCTCATTGTGGGCGATGCACAGTCCCGAGTGGACGACCACTTGATGGGGAAGCAGCACATGGGCTACGCCAAGATCAAATCCACTGTAGAGGAGCTCAAG GAAAAACTGCACCGTCGCTCTGAAGACCCTCAGGGTGAAAACCCAGCCCTCAAAAGAGAACGAGAAGAGCGGgaacgggagagggaggaaagggagaaaaagcgcaaagagggggaagagaaggagaaggagcgCGAAAAAGAGCGAGAGAAGGAGAGGgaacgagagagagagcgagagcgtgaaagggagagagaaagagagagggagagagagcgggacagagaaagagagagggacagGGAGAGGGAcagggacagagagagggatAGGAGGGCACGTCGAAGCCACTCTGGCAGCCGCCACTCCAGTCGAGCATCGGACAGGAAACGGAGTAGATCCCGCGAGCGCCGGAGGTCCAGGAGCAGAGACAAGGACAGGGAACGCAAACGTAGCAG GAGCcgggacagagagagaagacGCAGCCGTGAACGCTCCGACAGGAAACGCCGCTCCCGAAGTCGTGACAGAAGGAGATCGCGTAGCTCAGAGCGCAAATCTCACCGCCACCGCAGCCGTAGCCGAAGCAAGGACCGGGACAGGGATCGGGaaaaggagagagacagagagcggTCATCAAAAGACAAAG acCGTAAGGGTACAGAGGAGAGGAGCAGCTCTAAGAAAGACAAGCACTCAGACGGAGATGCAGCCGCCATCAAGGCTTCTTCAGAAGCGGAACCGATGCAGACGGAGGCGGCTGCCTTCTCCCCTCTGCTAAACGGCCAGCAAGAGCTCCTCCATTCTGAAGGTGACACTCAGTCCAATTAA
- the ankrd40 gene encoding ankyrin repeat domain-containing protein 40 yields MSTNSLDKELQEQLREASAIGDIDEVRALVESGVNVNSQNEINGWTCLHWACKRNHKHIVSYLLSCGADKDILTAKDELASQLTSKPEIKRLLGVEVEEVPEVKEPELPIVPNYLSNPPFMYSKMDKNSEVIHLTQNGSGEHAEDTQSDSASLSPTHEPPRKLVFDASAPSSNPTINHSQAQTGEFIPVNEQNGVSPSTAASHSHTVVNCTVPMDLSVEPHLVNHADYPHTVVHNGTVCSPPLASPSPSLASNGGSQVQAPVASTNPTVSRQQSIPQQLSYGQAGGAMPAFQPFFFTSTFPVNVQELVLKVRIQNPSARENDFIEVELDRQELTYRSLLRVCCRELDISAEHVEKIRKLPNTMLRKDKDVARLQDFQELEIVLEKAEGLSLFSGSGGLTDRPCYNMKASRLTY; encoded by the exons ATGTCCACAAATTCGCTGGATAAAGAGCTACAGGAGCAGCTGAGAGAGGCGTCTGCCATCGGGGATATCGATGAAGTGCGGGCGTTAGTGGAGAGTGGGGTTAATGTCAACTCACAAAACGAAATCAACGGATG GACATGCTTACACTGGGCATGCAAGAGGAATCACAAGCACATAGTGTCCTACTTACTCAGTTGTGGAGCGGACAAAGACATCCTCACAGCTAAGGATGAGTTAGCGTCACAACTGACATCCAAGCCGGAGATCAAAAGACTGTTAGGAG TTGAGGTGGAGGAAGTGCCTGAAGTGAAGGAGCCCGAGTTGCCAATCGTCCCAAACTACCTGTCTAACCCGCCCTTTATGTATTCCAAGATGGACAAGAACTCAGAGGTGATTCACCTTACACAAAACGGTTCTGGAGAGCACGCTGAAGACACGCAGAGTGATTCGGCATCTCTTTCACCAACACACGAGCCTCCTCGGAAACTCGTCTTCGATGCCTCCGCTCCTTCCTCAAATCCCACCATCAACCACAGCCAAGCCCAGACTGGGGAGTTCATCCCTGTGAACGAGCAGAACGGTGTCTCACCCAGCACGGCTGCTTCCCACAGTCACACTGTCGTTAACTGCACGGTGCCCATGGACCTATCAGTCGAGCCTCACCTTGTCAACCACGCCGACTACCCGCACACAGTGGTGCACAACGGCACCGTGTGTTCGCCTCCACTGGCCTCACCCAGTCCCAGCTTGGCTAGCAACGGCGGGAGCCAGGTCCAAGCCCCAGTGGCCAGCACAAACCCGACTGTGAGCAGACAGCAGTCTATCCCGCAGCAACTGAGTTACGGCCAGGCTGGTGGTGCCATGCCAGCCTTCCAGCCTTTCTTTTTCACCAGCACCTTCCCTGTCAATGTACAAG AGTTGGTACTGAAGGTGCGTATCCAGAACCCCAGTGCGCGGGAGAACGACTTCATTGAGGTGGAGCTGGACCGCCAGGAGCTCACCTATCGTTCCCTTCTACGAGTCTGTTGCCGTGAGTTGGATATCAGCGCCGAGCACGTGGAGAAGATCCGCAAGCTGCCCAACACTATGCTGAGAAAG GACAAGGACGTGGCTCGGTTGCAGGACTTTCAGGAGCTGGAGATCGTGTTGGAGAAAGCAGAAGGCCTGTCCCTCTTCTCTGGGTCTGGGGGCCTAACAGACAGACCCTGCTACAACATGAAAGCCTCCCGACTCACCTACTAG